One window of Brevibacterium pigmentatum genomic DNA carries:
- a CDS encoding single-stranded DNA-binding protein, whose protein sequence is MSAIPITLTGTIATEPTARTLPSGRACASFRLAVNHWRVDKSTGEFVTDGTSWFGVDCYGELASNSAMSLSTGAAVIVSGSLRNREWATEERSGISPTVVAEHIGPDLRYGTAHYKRAKATDRSQSSSGQTNTESSGPSEAIWGALAPMETPSGDDVGAGEAAGLTATGPDSAAHTDSDDDRATDETGTAGRDTGVESGGSAGTDIDASGEEDPIARDTAKAAAPF, encoded by the coding sequence ATGTCCGCAATCCCGATCACCCTCACCGGCACCATCGCCACAGAGCCGACCGCGCGCACGCTGCCGTCCGGGCGAGCCTGTGCCTCTTTCCGGCTCGCTGTCAATCACTGGAGAGTCGACAAGAGCACAGGAGAGTTCGTCACCGACGGCACCTCGTGGTTCGGAGTCGACTGCTACGGCGAACTGGCCAGCAATTCCGCGATGTCGCTGAGCACCGGAGCAGCGGTGATCGTGTCGGGCAGCTTGCGAAACCGAGAATGGGCCACCGAGGAGCGGAGCGGAATCTCGCCGACGGTGGTCGCGGAGCATATCGGACCCGATCTGAGATACGGTACCGCTCACTACAAACGAGCCAAGGCAACTGACCGCTCTCAGTCGAGTTCCGGCCAGACGAACACTGAGTCATCAGGGCCGAGCGAAGCGATCTGGGGTGCTTTGGCTCCGATGGAAACTCCATCAGGAGACGATGTTGGGGCCGGTGAGGCTGCGGGGCTCACAGCCACTGGACCGGACAGCGCTGCGCACACTGATTCGGATGACGACCGCGCCACCGACGAGACCGGTACCGCCGGCCGCGACACCGGCGTCGAATCCGGGGGCAGTGCCGGAACCGACATCGACGCCAGCGGCGAAGAGGACCCGATCGCGCGCGACACCGCAAAAGCCGCGGCCCCGTTCTGA